The Cervus elaphus chromosome 22, mCerEla1.1, whole genome shotgun sequence genome has a window encoding:
- the LOC122680552 gene encoding asparagine--tRNA ligase, cytoplasmic-like yields MSLEVARAPAGMVLAELYVSNREGNDATGDGTKEKPFKTGLKALMTVGKEPFPTIYVDSQKENERWDVISKSQMKNIRKLWHREQMKSESREKKEAEDNLRREKNLEEAKKITIKNDPSLPEPKCVKIRELEGYRGQRVKVFGWVHRLRRQGKNLMFLVLRDGTGFLQCVLSDDLCQCYNGVVLSTESSVAVYGMLNLTPKGKQAPGGHELSCDFWELIGLAPAGGADNLINEESDVDVQLNNRHMMIRGENMSKILKARSVVTRCFRDHFFDRGYHEITPPTLVQTQVEGGATLFKLDYFGEEAYLTQSSQLYLETCIPALGDVFCIAQSYRAEQSRTRRHLAEYTHVEAECPFLTFEELLSRLEDLVCDVVDRVLKSPAGSIVRDLNPNFKPPKRPFKRMNYSDAIVWLKEHNIKKEDGTFYEFGEDIPEAPERLMTDTINEPILLCRFPVEIKSFYMQRCPEDPRLTESVDVLMPNVGEIVGGSMRIWDNEEILAGYKREGIDPTPYYWYTDQRKYGTCPHGGYGLGLERFLTWILDRYHIRDVCLYPRFVQRCKP; encoded by the coding sequence ATGTCCTTGGAGGTGGCCAGGGCGCCCGCAGGGATGGTGCTCGCAGAGCTGTATGTCTCCAACCGAGAGGGAAATGATGCTACCGGTGATGGAACCAAGGAGAAACCTTTTAAAACAGGCCTTAAGGCTTTGATGACAGTTGGAAAAGAACCCTTTCCTACCATTTATGTAgattcacaaaaagaaaatgagaggtgGGATGTTATCTCTAAGTCCCAGATGAAGAACATCAGGAAGCTGTGGCACAGGGAGCAGATGAAGAGTGAGTCCCGggagaagaaggaggcagaagaCAACTTGCGAAGAGAGAAGAACCTGGAAGAAGCAAAGAAGATCACCATTAAAAACGACCCAAGTCTTCCAGAGCCGAAATGTGTGAAGATTCGGGAACTAGAAGGATATAGAGGCCAAAGGGTAAAGGTATTTGGCTGGGTCCACAGGCTGCGTCGGCAAGGAAAGAATTTAATGTTTCTAGTGTTGCGGGACGGTACGGGTTTTCTCCAGTGTGTCTTGTCAGATGATTTGTGTCAGTGTTACAACGGTGTTGTCTTGTCCACTGAGAGCAGCGTTGCAGTGTATGGAATGCTGAATCTTACCCCGAAGGGCAAGCAGGCTCCGGGGGGCCACGAGCTGAGCTGTGACTTCTGGGAACTGATTGGGTTGGCCCCCGCCGGAGGCGCTGACAACTTGATCAACGAGGAGTCTGACGTCGACGTCCAGCTCAACAACAGACACATGATGATCCGGGGGGAGAACATGTCGAAGATCCTGAAGGCGCGCTCCGTGGTCACCAGGTGCTTCAGAGACCACTTCTTCGACAGGGGGTACCACGAAATTACTCCTCCAACGTTAGTGCAAACACAGGTGGAAGGCGGTGCCACACTCTTCAAGCTGGACTACTTTGGGGAAGAGGCATATCTGACCCAGTCCTCTCAGCTCTACCTGGAGACCTGCATTCCTGCTCTGGGGGATGTCTTTTGTATCGCACAGTCATACAGGGCGGAACAGTCCAGAACACGAAGGCACCTGGCTGAATACACTCATGTGGAAGCTGAGTGTCCTTTCCTGACCTTCGAGGAGCTCCTGAGCCGACTGGAGGACTTGGTGTGTGACGTGGTCGATAGAGTCTTGAAGTCACCTGCAGGAAGCATAGTGCGTGACCTCAACCCGAATTTTAAGCCCCCTAAACGGCCTTTCAAACGGATGAACTATTCAGATGCTATTGTGTGGCTGAAAGAACACAACATAAAGAAAGAAGATGGAACCTTCTATGAATTTGGAGAGGACATCCCGGAAGCTCCGGAGAGGCTGATGACGGACACCATCAACGAGCCCATCCTGCTGTGTCGCTTTCCCGTGGAGATCAAGTCCTTCTACATGCAGCGCTGTCCCGAGGACCCCCGCCTCACCGAATCTGTCGACGTGTTGATGCCCAACGTTGGTGAGATTGTGGGCGGCTCCATGCGTATCTGGGATAATGAAGagatcctggcaggttacaaaAGAGAAGGGATTGACCCCACTCCCTATTACTGGTACACGGACCAGAGAAAGTATGGCACGTGTCCACATGGTGGCTATGGCCTGGGCTTGGAACGATTCTTGACCTGGATTCTGGACAGATACCACATCCGAGATGTGTGCTTGTACCCTCGGTTTGTCCAGCGCTGCAAGCCGTGA